The following coding sequences are from one Treponema bryantii window:
- a CDS encoding NifB/NifX family molybdenum-iron cluster-binding protein, whose translation MTYKIAIATSDKENINLHFGKIKTLAIFEVNEDDGRFKLLENRQIDFSSIPKVEKAEGGCCCDSGFVTALVQIVKDCTYFLVAKIGNRPFRLLQENNINCIEAPYAIAEAINKVNAYYVLHKKREVFVY comes from the coding sequence ATGACCTATAAAATTGCCATAGCAACTTCAGATAAAGAAAACATTAATTTACATTTTGGAAAAATAAAAACTCTTGCCATATTTGAAGTAAACGAAGATGACGGAAGATTTAAGCTTCTTGAAAACCGCCAGATTGATTTTTCTTCTATTCCAAAAGTAGAAAAAGCAGAAGGCGGCTGTTGCTGCGATTCCGGCTTTGTTACTGCTCTTGTTCAAATTGTAAAAGACTGTACCTATTTTCTGGTTGCAAAAATAGGAAACCGTCCTTTCCGACTGCTTCAAGAAAATAACATCAATTGTATTGAAGCACCTTATGCAATTGCAGAGGCAATTAATAAAGTAAACGCCTACTATGTCCTGCATAAAAAAAGAGAAGTCTTCGTCTATTAA